A genomic window from Pseudoalteromonas rubra includes:
- a CDS encoding 50S ribosomal protein L25/general stress protein Ctc produces MSQYVLNAEVRETLGTGASRRLRRADKVPAILYGAGKDAVSLTLEHNKVIQMQEDEGFYTHILTLNIGGESVEAILKDIQRHPYKPKVTHLDFQRVDASQKLHTKVPVHFINEEAATKGGNTIAHHVTEIEITCLPAQLPEFVEVDVAAIEVGATVHLSDIALPAGVVSVELAKGADHDQAVVTVNAPKGGAAEETAEEAAE; encoded by the coding sequence ATGTCACAATACGTATTAAACGCTGAAGTACGCGAAACTCTGGGTACTGGTGCGAGCCGCCGCCTACGTCGCGCTGATAAAGTTCCTGCTATCCTTTACGGTGCAGGCAAAGACGCTGTTTCGCTTACTCTTGAGCACAACAAAGTTATCCAGATGCAAGAAGATGAAGGTTTCTACACGCACATCCTGACTCTGAACATCGGTGGTGAGTCTGTTGAAGCTATCCTGAAAGACATCCAACGTCACCCGTACAAGCCTAAGGTAACTCACCTTGACTTCCAACGCGTTGACGCTTCTCAAAAGCTTCACACTAAAGTTCCTGTTCACTTCATCAACGAAGAAGCAGCGACTAAAGGCGGCAACACGATTGCTCACCACGTAACTGAAATCGAAATCACATGTCTGCCAGCTCAGCTTCCTGAGTTCGTAGAAGTTGACGTAGCAGCTATCGAAGTTGGCGCAACTGTACACCTTTCAGACATCGCACTTCCAGCTGGTGTAGTTTCTGTTGAGCTTGCTAAAGGTGCAGACCACGACCAAGCGGTTGTGACTGTAAACGCACCTAAAGGCGGCGCTGCTGAAGAAACAGCTGAAGAAGCTGCTGAATAA
- the ychF gene encoding redox-regulated ATPase YchF, whose product MGFKCGIVGLPNVGKSTLFNALTKAGIEAANFPFCTIEPNTGVVAVPDPRLDQLAAIVNPQKTIATTMEFVDIAGLVKGASKGEGLGNQFLANIRETDAIGHVVRCFEDENIVHVSGQVNPADDIDVINTELVLSDMEAADRAAQRNAKKAKGGDKDAKFQNEVLEKVKAHLDEGLTLRSLELTKEELAAIKPLNFLTIKPTMYIANVTEDGFENNPFLDKVREIAAAEDAVVIPVCAAIESELSELEEEDKLEFMADLGLEEPGLNLVIRGGYELLKLQTYFTAGVKEVRAWTIPVGATAPQAAGKIHTDFERGFIRAQTIGFSDYIEYQGESGAKDAGKMRQEGKDYIVKDGDVMNFLFNV is encoded by the coding sequence ATGGGTTTTAAATGTGGCATTGTTGGCCTACCTAACGTTGGTAAGTCAACCCTATTCAATGCATTAACCAAAGCGGGCATCGAAGCCGCGAACTTCCCTTTTTGTACTATCGAACCAAACACGGGCGTTGTTGCCGTTCCGGATCCTCGTTTGGATCAACTGGCTGCGATTGTTAATCCACAAAAAACCATTGCCACAACAATGGAATTTGTTGATATTGCGGGTCTGGTAAAAGGCGCATCAAAAGGTGAAGGTCTTGGTAACCAGTTCCTGGCAAACATTCGCGAAACCGATGCGATTGGTCATGTAGTTCGTTGCTTTGAAGATGAAAACATCGTACACGTATCTGGTCAGGTAAACCCGGCGGATGATATCGATGTTATCAATACAGAACTTGTGTTATCCGACATGGAAGCAGCCGACCGTGCAGCGCAGCGAAATGCTAAAAAAGCCAAAGGTGGCGATAAAGACGCTAAATTCCAAAACGAAGTCTTGGAAAAAGTCAAAGCACACCTTGATGAAGGTTTAACACTGCGCTCATTGGAACTGACTAAAGAAGAGCTGGCTGCAATCAAGCCACTGAACTTCCTAACGATCAAACCGACTATGTATATCGCCAACGTCACTGAAGATGGTTTTGAAAATAACCCATTTTTAGACAAAGTACGTGAAATTGCCGCAGCGGAAGACGCTGTTGTAATTCCAGTCTGTGCTGCGATTGAGTCTGAGCTGTCTGAACTTGAAGAAGAAGACAAGCTTGAGTTTATGGCCGACCTTGGTCTGGAAGAGCCGGGGCTTAACCTGGTGATCCGCGGTGGGTACGAGCTACTAAAACTGCAAACCTACTTTACTGCTGGTGTAAAAGAAGTACGTGCATGGACCATTCCTGTCGGTGCAACTGCGCCACAAGCAGCAGGTAAGATCCACACTGACTTTGAGCGCGGCTTTATTCGTGCACAAACCATTGGTTTTAGTGATTACATTGAATACCAGGGCGAAAGCGGTGCTAAAGACGCAGGTAAAATGCGTCAGGAAGGTAAAGATTACATCGTTAAAGACGGCGATGTGATGAACTTCTTGTTCAATGTCTAA
- a CDS encoding PhoH family protein, translating into MSNQVKNIEFYLEPSDNHRLSSLCGPFDDNLKQIERRLGIEITHRDNWFKVTGQPVVAKAAVDILKSLYVETQPVRGKFVDIEPDQVHLAITEANCLEQEAPDVWEKEVFIKTRRGVVKPRNPNQSQYVANILTHDICFGIGPAGTGKTYLAVAAAVDALERQEIRRILLTRPAVEAGEKLGFLPGDLTQKIDPYLRPLYDALFEMLGFEKVERLIEKNVIEVAPLAYMRGRTLNDAFIILDESQNTTTEQMKMFLTRIGFNSKAVITGDITQVDLPRGARSGLRHAIDVLGEVDEISFNFFKSHDVVRHPVVARIVEAYEKKEEAERKEKFNKQQARLQAQANTTPANTQSDTNNEERS; encoded by the coding sequence TTGAGTAACCAAGTCAAGAATATCGAATTTTATCTGGAACCCTCCGACAATCACCGCCTATCTTCTTTATGCGGGCCTTTTGATGACAACCTGAAGCAAATTGAACGTCGTCTGGGCATTGAAATTACCCACAGAGATAACTGGTTCAAAGTCACCGGCCAACCGGTTGTGGCTAAGGCTGCTGTCGACATTTTGAAATCCCTGTATGTAGAAACTCAGCCCGTACGCGGCAAGTTTGTCGATATTGAGCCAGACCAGGTTCATTTGGCTATCACTGAGGCCAACTGCCTGGAGCAGGAAGCCCCGGATGTGTGGGAAAAAGAAGTCTTTATCAAAACACGCCGTGGTGTGGTTAAACCTCGCAACCCCAACCAAAGCCAGTATGTAGCCAATATTCTGACCCATGACATCTGTTTTGGTATCGGTCCGGCAGGGACAGGTAAAACCTACCTGGCAGTAGCGGCGGCGGTAGATGCCCTGGAACGTCAGGAAATTCGTCGTATTCTGTTGACTCGTCCAGCTGTTGAAGCAGGTGAAAAGCTGGGTTTCTTACCTGGCGACCTGACACAAAAAATAGACCCTTACTTACGTCCGCTTTACGATGCTCTGTTTGAGATGTTGGGCTTTGAAAAGGTCGAGCGTCTGATCGAAAAGAACGTGATAGAAGTTGCGCCATTGGCTTACATGCGTGGTCGAACACTGAACGACGCCTTTATTATTCTGGATGAAAGTCAAAACACCACCACAGAGCAGATGAAGATGTTCCTGACCCGGATTGGCTTTAACTCGAAAGCCGTGATCACCGGTGACATCACTCAGGTGGATTTACCACGCGGTGCGCGCTCTGGTCTGCGCCACGCCATTGACGTGCTGGGTGAGGTAGACGAGATTTCGTTTAACTTCTTTAAATCTCACGATGTCGTGCGTCATCCCGTTGTAGCGCGCATTGTTGAAGCCTACGAGAAAAAAGAAGAAGCTGAGCGAAAGGAAAAGTTTAATAAACAACAGGCAAGATTACAGGCACAGGCCAATACCACGCCTGCAAATACACAATCAGATACCAACAACGAGGAGCGCTCCTAA
- the pth gene encoding aminoacyl-tRNA hydrolase, translating to MNTIQMLVGLANPGPEYANTRHNAGAWFIEELARRYNVPLKPDSKHHGLSGKLLLNNQEFKLLIPTTFMNLSGKAVGSLANFYKIPPEQILVAHDEMDMDPGVAKLKKGGGHGGHNGLKDIIAKLGNNKEFMRLRIGIGHPGHRDKVTGWVLGKAPQADQEKIDAAVDEAVRCMEILAKDGVLKAQNRLHSFKP from the coding sequence TTGAATACTATTCAAATGCTAGTGGGCCTGGCAAATCCAGGCCCCGAATATGCAAACACCCGTCACAATGCCGGGGCTTGGTTTATCGAAGAACTGGCCAGGCGCTACAACGTCCCTCTCAAACCTGACTCCAAACATCATGGCCTTAGCGGCAAGCTGCTCCTGAACAATCAGGAATTTAAGCTTCTTATTCCAACCACTTTTATGAACCTGAGCGGTAAAGCTGTAGGTAGCCTGGCTAATTTTTATAAAATACCGCCTGAGCAGATCCTGGTTGCACATGATGAAATGGATATGGACCCCGGTGTCGCCAAACTCAAAAAAGGCGGCGGTCATGGCGGACACAATGGTCTGAAAGACATTATCGCCAAACTGGGCAATAACAAAGAGTTTATGCGTCTACGCATTGGGATTGGCCACCCTGGACACCGAGATAAGGTGACAGGCTGGGTACTGGGCAAGGCGCCTCAGGCAGACCAGGAAAAAATAGATGCAGCGGTGGATGAAGCCGTACGTTGCATGGAAATCCTGGCCAAAGACGGTGTGTTAAAAGCACAAAATAGACTACATTCTTTTAAGCCGTAA
- the ybeY gene encoding rRNA maturation RNase YbeY, translated as MSLEVDLQVASEFANLPSAEQFQLWAEKALLAYKEEAEVTIRIADEAESQELNSQYRGKDKPTNVLSFPFEAPPGIELPLVGDLIICPQIVFREAEEQEKTFHDHFAHMVVHGCLHLLGFDHINEQDADEMESLEKEFLADLGIADPYRDDV; from the coding sequence ATGTCGCTTGAGGTAGATCTACAGGTCGCCAGTGAATTCGCCAACTTACCCTCGGCTGAGCAATTTCAGCTGTGGGCCGAAAAAGCATTGCTTGCGTATAAGGAAGAGGCCGAAGTCACTATCCGAATTGCAGATGAAGCGGAAAGCCAGGAGCTGAACAGCCAATATCGTGGCAAAGACAAGCCCACCAATGTGCTGTCATTCCCTTTCGAAGCACCGCCTGGAATTGAACTACCACTGGTTGGCGACCTAATTATTTGTCCTCAGATTGTTTTTCGAGAGGCCGAAGAACAGGAAAAAACTTTCCACGATCATTTTGCCCATATGGTGGTACACGGGTGCTTGCATTTGTTGGGCTTTGACCATATAAATGAACAGGACGCCGATGAAATGGAAAGTCTTGAAAAAGAATTCTTAGCCGATCTGGGCATTGCTGACCCATATCGAGATGACGTTTAA
- a CDS encoding ribose-phosphate pyrophosphokinase, whose product MPDMKLFAGNATPELAQKVAKRLFIELGDAVVGRFSDGEISVQINENVRGSDVFIVQSTCAPTNDNLMELIVMVDALRRASAGRITAVIPYFGYARQDRRVRSARVPITAKVVADFLSSVGVDRVLTVDLHAEQIQGFFDVPVDNVFGSPVLLEDMKERDFDDVVVVSPDIGGVVRARAIAKLLDDKDLAIIDKRRPQANVSQVMHIIGDVEGRDCIIVDDMIDTGGTLCKAAAALKEHGAKRVFAYATHPVLSGNAAENLRNSVIDEVIVTDSITLSDELKSVDKIKVLTLADMLAETIRRISNEESISAMFEH is encoded by the coding sequence GTGCCCGACATGAAGCTCTTCGCTGGTAACGCAACACCTGAGCTAGCTCAAAAAGTTGCAAAACGTTTGTTTATCGAATTAGGTGATGCCGTTGTAGGCCGTTTTAGCGACGGCGAAATCAGCGTTCAAATTAATGAAAATGTTCGTGGTTCTGATGTCTTCATCGTTCAGTCCACTTGCGCACCAACCAATGACAACCTGATGGAACTCATTGTTATGGTAGATGCGTTACGTCGTGCTTCTGCAGGTCGTATTACAGCTGTTATCCCATATTTTGGCTACGCCCGTCAGGACCGTCGTGTACGTTCTGCTCGTGTACCAATCACAGCTAAAGTTGTCGCAGACTTCTTGTCAAGCGTTGGGGTTGACCGCGTACTGACCGTTGATTTGCACGCAGAGCAGATCCAGGGCTTCTTCGATGTACCTGTTGATAACGTGTTTGGTAGCCCGGTACTACTTGAAGACATGAAAGAGCGTGACTTCGACGACGTTGTTGTCGTATCACCGGATATCGGTGGTGTAGTTCGTGCGCGTGCAATCGCGAAACTTCTGGATGACAAAGACCTGGCTATCATCGACAAGCGTCGCCCACAAGCGAACGTTTCTCAGGTCATGCACATCATTGGTGACGTAGAAGGTCGCGACTGTATCATCGTTGATGATATGATTGATACCGGCGGCACACTGTGTAAAGCAGCTGCGGCACTGAAAGAGCATGGCGCTAAGCGTGTATTCGCTTACGCAACTCACCCGGTATTGTCTGGTAATGCAGCTGAAAACCTGCGTAACTCAGTGATCGACGAAGTGATTGTCACTGACTCAATCACCTTGTCTGACGAACTGAAGTCTGTTGACAAGATCAAAGTACTGACTCTGGCTGATATGCTGGCTGAAACCATCCGCCGCATCAGCAATGAAGAGTCTATCTCTGCGATGTTTGAACACTAA
- the miaB gene encoding tRNA (N6-isopentenyl adenosine(37)-C2)-methylthiotransferase MiaB, whose protein sequence is MSKKLHIKTWGCQMNEYDSQKMADLLDSTNGYQLTEEAEQADVILLNTCSIREKAQEKVFHQLGRWKLLKDDNPDLVIGVGGCVASQEGDTIRQRAPFVDIVFGPQTLHRLPEMIKQVQSKQGSVVDISFPEIEKFDRLPEPKAEGPSAFVSIMEGCSKYCTFCVVPYTRGEEVSRPLDDVLLEVAQLAEQGVREVNLLGQNVNAYRGEMHDGEICYFSDLLRFVAAIDGIDRIRYTTSHPVEFTPDIIDAYADVPELVDHLHLPVQSGSDRILNLMKRGHTALEYKSTIRKLRKIRPNLSMSSDFIIGFPGESKADFEATMNLINDIGFDMSFSFIYSARPGTPASDLPDDVTEQEKKERLYLLQNRINQMAQDISRKMHDTEQRILVEGPSKKNPMELRGRTENNRVVNFEGPHSVIGQFVDVRITEALPNSLRGELIRTEAEMDLRRDVAPSDILNRAPAEPEANELGVATFTP, encoded by the coding sequence ATGAGTAAAAAGTTGCATATCAAAACCTGGGGCTGTCAGATGAACGAGTATGACTCCCAGAAAATGGCGGATCTGCTTGACTCCACCAATGGCTATCAGCTGACAGAAGAAGCTGAACAAGCGGATGTGATCCTACTCAATACCTGTTCAATTCGTGAAAAAGCACAGGAAAAAGTATTTCACCAACTGGGCCGCTGGAAGTTGCTAAAAGACGATAATCCAGATCTGGTCATCGGTGTCGGTGGTTGTGTGGCTTCACAGGAAGGCGACACAATCCGCCAACGTGCGCCATTTGTTGATATCGTTTTCGGTCCGCAAACTTTGCACCGCCTGCCTGAAATGATTAAACAGGTCCAAAGCAAGCAAGGCTCTGTGGTCGATATTTCATTCCCGGAAATCGAAAAGTTCGATCGCCTGCCAGAGCCAAAAGCTGAAGGCCCGAGTGCGTTCGTATCCATTATGGAAGGCTGCTCTAAATACTGTACTTTCTGCGTTGTACCTTATACGCGGGGTGAGGAAGTGAGCCGTCCTCTTGATGATGTTTTACTTGAAGTTGCGCAACTGGCAGAGCAAGGTGTGCGTGAGGTGAACCTGCTGGGTCAAAACGTAAACGCCTATCGCGGTGAAATGCATGATGGCGAAATTTGCTATTTCTCTGATCTGCTGCGCTTTGTCGCGGCCATCGATGGCATCGACCGCATTCGGTACACCACCTCACACCCGGTTGAGTTTACACCTGACATCATCGATGCATACGCAGACGTACCAGAACTGGTAGATCACCTGCACTTACCGGTTCAAAGTGGCTCAGATCGCATTTTGAACCTGATGAAGCGTGGCCATACGGCGCTGGAGTACAAATCTACTATCCGCAAACTGCGTAAGATCCGCCCGAACCTAAGCATGAGCTCAGACTTCATCATTGGTTTCCCGGGAGAAAGCAAAGCGGATTTCGAAGCGACTATGAATCTGATCAACGACATTGGCTTTGATATGAGCTTCAGCTTTATCTATTCAGCTCGTCCAGGTACGCCAGCATCCGACCTGCCTGATGATGTAACCGAGCAAGAAAAGAAAGAGCGTTTGTACTTGCTGCAAAATCGCATCAATCAGATGGCACAGGACATCAGCCGTAAAATGCATGACACTGAGCAACGCATCCTGGTTGAAGGTCCTTCGAAAAAGAACCCAATGGAGTTACGCGGTCGCACCGAGAATAACCGGGTTGTGAATTTTGAAGGTCCACACTCAGTGATCGGTCAGTTCGTTGACGTACGTATCACTGAGGCGCTGCCCAATTCATTGCGTGGTGAACTGATCAGAACCGAAGCTGAGATGGACTTGCGCCGCGATGTTGCACCTTCGGATATCTTAAACCGTGCACCAGCAGAACCAGAAGCCAATGAACTGGGTGTTGCGACCTTTACACCTTAG
- the lnt gene encoding apolipoprotein N-acyltransferase gives MLKTFSNKLTPLLTDKFTWLALLSGASLTFSYAPFGLWPITFVALAVACFVTDQSSSKQSAKYGFLFGFGWFAAGISWVHVSIAQFGGLPLPASLLLMGLLCAYLAIYPALAFALATRFSDKPWQRVALLLSGFAIFEYLRGTLLTGFPWLSFGYSQTDSPLNMLAPWIGEFGLTLVCVLFGALLYYLLRHKCYQLTVFALLPLSVLSVVTHTTNNPVEYTGEQTRILLVQGNIQQSLRWEPEQFWPTMSKYQDMTRPLWQQADLVVWPEAAIPELEDLAFDFLHNLDKAAAFNQSALITGIPDYQFDTRNVYNTLIVVGKQQADDEQGHYQYLHTNRYQKHQLLPIGEFVPFEKWLRPVAPLFNLAMSSFSRGDAQQANLIANGLHVLPAICYEIAFSELVRNNYTSQSDILFTVSNDAWFGDSHGPHQHMQIARMRALELQRPLVRVTNNGISGIYDPLSQTQHTLPQFVEETMLLDVKLMRGDSWYSQHGNKWVWGIVFILLCLVMFTRGATRLTSKFERNYL, from the coding sequence ATGTTGAAGACGTTTTCGAATAAACTCACCCCCCTACTTACTGACAAGTTTACGTGGCTGGCACTGCTAAGCGGTGCCTCACTGACTTTCAGTTATGCTCCGTTTGGGCTCTGGCCCATCACCTTCGTTGCACTCGCAGTTGCGTGTTTTGTCACCGATCAATCATCTAGTAAACAATCCGCTAAATATGGTTTTTTATTTGGCTTTGGCTGGTTTGCGGCCGGGATAAGCTGGGTGCATGTGTCCATTGCGCAGTTCGGTGGTTTGCCTTTACCTGCTTCGCTGTTATTAATGGGCCTGCTCTGTGCCTATCTGGCTATTTATCCTGCGCTGGCCTTCGCGCTGGCGACACGCTTCTCAGATAAGCCCTGGCAACGTGTAGCGCTGCTGCTAAGCGGATTTGCGATATTTGAATATCTACGCGGTACTTTACTGACCGGGTTCCCCTGGCTCAGTTTTGGCTATAGTCAGACCGACTCACCGCTGAACATGCTCGCGCCCTGGATTGGTGAGTTTGGCCTGACTCTGGTGTGTGTGTTGTTTGGTGCGCTGCTATATTATCTGCTTCGGCATAAGTGCTATCAATTAACTGTGTTCGCCCTGCTGCCTCTGTCAGTACTCTCTGTTGTGACTCACACGACAAACAACCCGGTTGAATACACGGGCGAGCAAACCCGTATCTTATTGGTTCAGGGCAATATTCAACAAAGCCTGCGCTGGGAACCAGAGCAATTCTGGCCGACCATGTCAAAATACCAGGATATGACCCGGCCATTGTGGCAACAAGCTGATCTGGTTGTCTGGCCCGAAGCAGCTATTCCGGAGCTTGAAGACTTAGCCTTCGACTTTTTACACAACCTGGACAAAGCCGCGGCTTTCAATCAGAGCGCGTTAATCACGGGCATTCCTGATTATCAGTTCGACACCCGCAATGTTTACAACACCCTGATTGTCGTGGGTAAGCAACAGGCAGACGACGAGCAGGGTCATTATCAGTACCTGCACACAAATCGCTATCAAAAACATCAGCTGCTCCCCATCGGAGAGTTTGTTCCTTTTGAAAAGTGGTTGCGGCCGGTTGCCCCCCTGTTCAATCTGGCCATGTCTTCCTTCTCCCGGGGTGACGCACAGCAAGCAAACCTGATAGCTAATGGGTTACATGTTCTGCCTGCTATCTGCTACGAAATTGCCTTCAGTGAACTGGTCAGAAACAACTACACCAGTCAGTCTGATATTCTCTTTACCGTCAGCAATGATGCCTGGTTTGGGGATTCACACGGCCCGCATCAGCATATGCAAATTGCCCGGATGCGCGCGCTGGAACTACAACGCCCTCTGGTTCGGGTAACCAACAATGGGATCAGCGGGATTTATGATCCACTCAGTCAGACACAGCACACCTTGCCTCAGTTTGTAGAGGAGACAATGTTGCTGGACGTGAAACTGATGCGCGGGGACAGCTGGTATAGTCAGCATGGAAATAAATGGGTTTGGGGGATTGTCTTTATCTTGCTCTGCCTTGTTATGTTTACAAGGGGTGCAACACGACTGACCAGTAAATTCGAGCGCAACTACTTATAA
- a CDS encoding FAD-dependent oxidoreductase: MKNKVLIVGGGMVGAAAAVKLAQQGLAVTVLETHPLDAMQALTDDTIDIRVSAINRFSEALLDELQAMPMLRNARLAPYQQLEAYEQENNSLLFDCEELATTHLGHIVENRLIQASLWAQFERLGIQVEQVSGTPQAIKQDTDSVELIYPEQSYQADLLLAADGGRSVARKLAGIGVTGWQYQQHCMGVLIKLDAPQQVKTWQQFKPSGPIAFLPMQYPYANLIWYHHGNELAQMKALSNAQLKEEIQNHFFDLPGEFEVLQSAVFPLARQHANQYHQGRVALIGDSAHTINPLAGQGVNLGFKDVAALASVLEGADDIGNAALLRRYEQSRRNDNLMMMSMMDACYFGFSNEIAPLKHLRNLVLKVANHAGPIKREVLKHAMGGVV, from the coding sequence ATGAAAAACAAAGTGCTGATAGTCGGTGGTGGCATGGTTGGCGCAGCAGCTGCCGTGAAGCTCGCACAGCAAGGTCTGGCAGTCACAGTGCTCGAAACGCACCCATTGGATGCCATGCAGGCACTGACAGACGATACCATTGATATTCGAGTCTCTGCCATTAATCGCTTTTCAGAAGCCTTGCTGGATGAGCTACAGGCAATGCCGATGCTTCGCAATGCCAGGCTGGCACCGTATCAACAGCTCGAAGCGTATGAGCAGGAAAATAACAGCCTGTTATTTGATTGCGAGGAGCTGGCTACAACGCATTTAGGCCACATTGTTGAAAACCGTCTTATCCAGGCCAGTTTATGGGCACAATTCGAACGCCTTGGCATTCAGGTCGAGCAGGTTTCTGGTACGCCTCAGGCAATCAAGCAAGATACTGATTCGGTTGAGTTGATTTACCCGGAGCAAAGCTATCAGGCCGATTTACTCTTAGCTGCTGACGGAGGGCGCTCTGTGGCACGCAAACTGGCTGGCATTGGGGTGACCGGTTGGCAATATCAGCAGCATTGTATGGGTGTGCTGATCAAACTGGATGCGCCGCAGCAGGTAAAAACCTGGCAGCAGTTTAAGCCGTCCGGGCCAATTGCCTTTTTGCCTATGCAATACCCGTACGCCAATCTGATCTGGTATCACCATGGCAATGAGCTGGCGCAGATGAAGGCGTTATCGAATGCACAGTTAAAGGAGGAGATACAAAATCACTTCTTCGATTTACCCGGTGAGTTTGAAGTGTTGCAAAGCGCGGTATTTCCGTTAGCCAGACAACATGCTAATCAATACCATCAGGGGCGCGTTGCCTTGATTGGCGACTCAGCACATACCATCAATCCACTGGCCGGGCAGGGGGTGAATTTAGGATTCAAAGATGTGGCTGCGCTGGCCAGCGTACTGGAAGGCGCTGACGACATTGGTAACGCCGCCTTGCTGCGCCGCTATGAGCAGAGCCGTCGTAACGATAACCTGATGATGATGAGTATGATGGATGCGTGTTACTTTGGCTTCTCTAACGAAATTGCACCATTAAAGCATTTACGCAACCTAGTGTTAAAAGTGGCTAATCATGCCGGTCCAATTAAACGTGAAGTATTGAAACATGCAATGGGTGGCGTCGTTTAG
- the corC gene encoding CNNM family magnesium/cobalt transport protein CorC (CorC(YbeX) belongs to the Cyclin M Mg2+ Exporter (CNNM) family, and was characterized as belonging to a set of three proteins, at least one of which must be present for CorA to function.): protein MSDENSQSSQGSSSKTWLGRITQMLQGEPQNKEELVEVIADAQERALIDPETKDMMEGVLSVSELKVRDIMIPRSQMVTLDIDQDLESQLPAMVESSHSRFPVICEDKDHVEGILLAKDLLPLIVQRDSELPTIREYLRPAVVVPESKRVDALLNEFRQKRYHMAIVIDEYGGVSGLVTIEDILETIVGEIEDEHDNEDEQQAIRQLSKHVFNVQALTPLDEFNEYFKTEYDTQEADTIGGIILHAFGHMPSRGETIDIAPLQFKVTNSDNRRILQLQVTMPKTEHVEDVFE from the coding sequence ATGAGCGACGAAAACTCGCAAAGTAGTCAGGGTTCTTCTAGCAAGACCTGGCTGGGACGCATCACACAGATGCTGCAAGGGGAACCCCAAAACAAAGAAGAGTTGGTAGAGGTAATTGCCGACGCACAGGAAAGAGCCCTGATCGATCCTGAAACCAAAGACATGATGGAAGGCGTACTCAGTGTTTCTGAATTAAAAGTCCGCGACATCATGATCCCGCGTTCACAAATGGTGACGCTGGATATTGATCAGGACCTGGAGTCGCAGTTACCCGCAATGGTTGAATCCAGCCATTCGCGTTTCCCGGTCATTTGCGAAGACAAAGATCATGTCGAAGGCATTTTGCTGGCCAAAGATCTGTTACCCCTGATTGTTCAGCGTGACAGTGAATTACCTACCATCCGCGAGTACCTGCGTCCGGCGGTTGTGGTTCCTGAAAGTAAACGTGTTGATGCACTGCTCAATGAGTTTCGGCAAAAGCGCTACCACATGGCCATTGTCATTGATGAGTACGGAGGCGTTTCAGGCCTGGTGACCATTGAAGACATTCTTGAGACAATCGTCGGTGAAATCGAAGATGAACACGATAATGAAGACGAGCAACAGGCTATCCGTCAGTTATCTAAGCACGTGTTTAACGTTCAGGCTCTGACGCCACTGGATGAGTTTAACGAGTACTTCAAGACGGAGTATGACACGCAGGAAGCAGACACCATAGGCGGGATCATCTTGCATGCATTTGGCCATATGCCAAGCCGCGGCGAAACCATTGACATTGCTCCCTTGCAATTCAAGGTCACCAATTCGGACAATCGCCGCATTTTGCAGTTACAGGTGACGATGCCAAAAACCGAACATGTTGAAGACGTTTTCGAATAA